The Micromonospora sp. NBC_01740 genome includes a window with the following:
- a CDS encoding GNAT family N-acetyltransferase — protein MIARCAEHPREDGMEFDVRRIGPESTAEAADVLADAFDGYPWMAWTVAADRHRERLGAMFAGTVAAVGLPYGDVWAAMDADGRLAAVAVWLRPDRPVPDEVWAAVAARNAELAGDRQPALHAADAACASLRSAEPAFLLATVGVRRTAQGRGLGARVLRPGLVEADRAGLPAVLETSSEPNVRFYRRLGFSVTGQARVPAGGPDVWAMRRPAAGERV, from the coding sequence ATGATCGCGCGCTGCGCCGAGCATCCCCGGGAGGACGGCATGGAGTTCGACGTACGCCGGATCGGGCCGGAGTCGACAGCCGAGGCGGCCGACGTGCTCGCCGACGCCTTCGACGGGTACCCCTGGATGGCCTGGACGGTCGCCGCCGACCGGCACCGGGAGCGGCTGGGGGCGATGTTCGCCGGCACCGTCGCCGCCGTCGGACTGCCCTATGGCGACGTCTGGGCGGCGATGGACGCCGACGGCCGGCTGGCGGCGGTGGCGGTCTGGCTGCGCCCGGACCGGCCGGTGCCGGACGAGGTCTGGGCCGCCGTCGCGGCCCGCAACGCCGAACTTGCCGGCGACCGGCAGCCGGCGCTGCACGCCGCCGACGCCGCCTGCGCCTCCCTGCGGTCGGCCGAGCCGGCGTTCCTGCTCGCCACCGTCGGCGTGCGCCGGACCGCCCAGGGCCGAGGGCTGGGGGCCCGGGTGCTGCGGCCCGGCCTGGTTGAGGCCGACCGGGCCGGCCTGCCCGCCGTGTTGGAGACCTCGTCGGAGCCGAACGTGCGGTTCTACCGGCGGCTGGGCTTCTCGGTGACCGGCCAGGCCCGGGTGCCCGCCGGCGGGCCCGACGTCTGGGCGATGCGGCGGCCGGCGGCCGGCGAGCGGGTGTAA
- a CDS encoding RtcB family protein, with amino-acid sequence MELVEESPYRFRIDRHDPMRVPGVVFASRSLLPDAGEDRSLEQVANVATLPGIVDASYAMPDVHWGYGFPIGGVAATDVANGGVVSPGGVGFDISCGVRLLAADLDRDGLRPRLDALMDGLGEATPRGMGRGAVWHLSNRAELDAVLRGGSRYAVERGFGVERDLHRCEDAGAVGDADPARVSERAIERGARQVGSLGSGNHFLEVQAVEEVYDDTAATAFGLRPGQVCVMIHCGSRGLGHQICTDYVRQMEKVMARHGIEVPDRQLACAPVSSAEGRAYLGAMAAAANYARANRQLLTDAARKVFARVTGSRLDLVYDISHNLAKIETHGVDGARRALCVHRKGATRALPPGHDDLPDDLRDVGQPVLIPGSMGTGSYVLTGVPGAPAFASTCHGAGRVQSRKQAVRSERGLDPRAQLEARDIAVRGASRRGLAEEMPAAYKDVSAVVAAAEGAGLCRKVARLVPLGVVKG; translated from the coding sequence ATGGAGCTGGTCGAGGAGTCGCCGTACCGCTTCCGGATCGACCGGCACGACCCGATGCGGGTGCCGGGGGTGGTGTTCGCGTCCCGGTCCCTGCTGCCCGACGCCGGGGAGGACAGGTCGCTGGAGCAGGTCGCGAACGTCGCCACGCTGCCCGGCATCGTCGACGCCTCGTACGCCATGCCCGACGTGCACTGGGGCTACGGGTTTCCGATCGGCGGGGTGGCCGCCACCGACGTCGCGAACGGCGGCGTGGTCTCGCCCGGCGGGGTGGGCTTCGACATCTCCTGTGGCGTCCGGCTGCTCGCCGCCGACCTCGACCGCGACGGGCTGCGGCCCCGCCTCGACGCGCTGATGGACGGGCTGGGCGAGGCGACCCCACGCGGCATGGGCCGGGGCGCGGTGTGGCACCTGTCGAATCGCGCGGAACTCGACGCGGTGCTGCGCGGCGGCTCCCGCTACGCCGTGGAGCGCGGCTTCGGCGTCGAGCGGGACCTGCACCGCTGCGAGGACGCCGGGGCCGTCGGCGACGCCGATCCGGCGCGGGTCAGCGAGCGGGCGATCGAGCGCGGCGCGCGCCAGGTCGGCAGCCTCGGCTCCGGCAACCACTTCCTGGAGGTCCAGGCCGTCGAGGAGGTGTACGACGACACCGCCGCCACCGCCTTCGGGCTGCGCCCCGGCCAGGTCTGCGTGATGATCCACTGCGGCTCCCGGGGGCTGGGTCACCAGATCTGCACCGACTACGTGCGGCAGATGGAGAAGGTGATGGCCCGCCACGGCATCGAGGTGCCGGACCGCCAGCTCGCCTGCGCCCCGGTCTCCTCCGCCGAGGGCCGCGCCTACCTGGGCGCGATGGCCGCCGCCGCCAACTACGCCCGGGCGAACCGGCAACTGCTGACCGACGCCGCCCGGAAGGTCTTCGCCCGGGTCACCGGCAGCCGGCTCGACCTGGTCTACGACATCTCGCACAACCTCGCGAAGATCGAGACGCACGGCGTCGACGGCGCGCGCCGCGCGCTGTGCGTGCACCGCAAGGGGGCCACCCGCGCGCTGCCGCCCGGCCACGACGACCTGCCCGACGACCTGCGGGACGTGGGCCAGCCGGTGCTGATCCCCGGCTCCATGGGCACCGGCTCGTACGTGCTCACCGGCGTGCCGGGGGCGCCGGCCTTCGCGTCCACCTGCCACGGGGCCGGCCGGGTGCAGAGCCGCAAGCAGGCCGTGCGGTCGGAGCGCGGGCTGGACCCGCGTGCCCAGTTGGAGGCGCGGGACATCGCGGTTCGCGGGGCGTCCCGGCGCGGCCTGGCCGAGGAGATGCCGGCGGCGTACAAGGACGTCTCGGCGGTGGTGGCCGCCGCCGAGGGCGCCGGACTGTGCCGCAAGGTGGCCCGCCTGGTCCCGCTCGGCGTGGTCAAGGGCTGA
- a CDS encoding peptide deformylase: MITCAHVVNAALGRPARHAEPVPRNIRVSLHFALLGPPNSWIERSAEVVAWLPTGESFDVGDVAVLRLGEGLGGSGAEPLRIRADLNDRYNAAVQMWGPGHGRDLGRHVRGSLLGAVGKHRLQVDETVLRVFRVQSGFSGGPVWDPATSLVFGMLQAITTDGSAEVLVLDGALLERALAAVATARPGLALLHDHGEVHYDGSHYALRQRRLLRHGGGSPRAKYEMKVSVARFLNDEASRNLRHHARHPLSVGDPVRDIGLQAWCTVDDRTRPMDVKATKVRHEEINFDLCFPGSGLLTPGQQAVIEYRYRVSDEIWGQWYKRNVKPNTDRLSIEAYLPAELEPECWGMTSLPSETDLEPLSDVETRVEGDRIVYSWDRSAEEENLAEERRVRLDWFFWRRIPDSSECDDAARVLRQFGIRQLREPARGRESSNLPTRTRLIDFDSPHDRQLAVRVLAHLRRVAGWVNRYHAFKPQVSMGIAAPQLGMAYAIAIVRQPGSNDYLELVNPSVVERTDEEVLDFEGCLSFFDVRGRVRRPYGLRVRHRTAQGADRDVVLTGALARSVAHEIDHLGGKLYTDADRMPSDEAPIGVRQYRQLRDSDRFTPLAPPRRLTWRAQEHRDGARSG; this comes from the coding sequence ATGATCACCTGTGCCCACGTGGTCAACGCGGCCCTCGGTCGGCCGGCGCGGCACGCGGAGCCCGTGCCGAGGAACATCCGCGTCTCCCTCCACTTCGCGCTGCTCGGGCCGCCGAACAGTTGGATCGAGCGCAGTGCCGAGGTGGTGGCGTGGTTGCCCACCGGCGAAAGCTTCGACGTCGGGGACGTGGCGGTGCTCCGGCTCGGCGAAGGGCTGGGCGGCAGCGGCGCGGAGCCGCTGCGCATCAGGGCTGACCTGAACGACCGCTACAACGCCGCCGTGCAGATGTGGGGGCCGGGTCACGGCCGTGACCTCGGACGGCACGTGCGGGGCAGCCTGCTCGGCGCGGTCGGCAAGCACCGGCTCCAGGTCGACGAGACGGTGCTCCGGGTCTTCCGGGTGCAGTCCGGGTTCAGCGGGGGGCCGGTCTGGGACCCGGCCACCTCGCTGGTGTTCGGCATGCTCCAGGCCATCACCACGGACGGTTCCGCCGAGGTGCTCGTGCTCGACGGCGCGCTGCTGGAACGGGCACTGGCGGCGGTCGCGACCGCCCGCCCCGGTCTGGCGCTGCTGCACGACCACGGTGAGGTGCACTACGACGGCAGCCACTACGCGCTGCGACAGCGCCGGCTGCTGCGCCACGGCGGGGGTAGTCCCCGCGCCAAGTACGAGATGAAGGTGTCGGTGGCACGCTTCCTCAACGACGAGGCGTCCCGCAACCTGCGCCACCACGCCCGGCATCCGCTCAGCGTCGGCGACCCGGTCCGGGACATCGGGCTCCAGGCCTGGTGCACGGTCGACGACCGGACCAGGCCGATGGACGTCAAGGCGACGAAGGTGCGCCATGAGGAGATCAACTTCGACCTCTGCTTTCCCGGATCGGGGCTGCTGACGCCCGGCCAGCAGGCGGTCATCGAGTACCGATACCGGGTCAGCGACGAGATCTGGGGGCAGTGGTACAAGCGCAACGTCAAGCCCAACACCGACCGGCTCTCCATCGAGGCGTACCTGCCGGCCGAGCTGGAGCCGGAGTGCTGGGGCATGACCTCGCTGCCGTCGGAGACGGACCTCGAACCGCTCTCCGACGTCGAGACACGGGTGGAGGGTGACCGGATCGTCTACTCCTGGGACCGCAGCGCCGAGGAGGAGAACCTCGCCGAGGAACGCCGCGTCCGACTGGACTGGTTCTTCTGGCGCCGCATCCCCGACAGCAGCGAGTGCGACGACGCGGCACGCGTGCTGCGGCAGTTCGGCATCCGGCAGCTGCGCGAGCCGGCCCGTGGGCGCGAGTCGTCGAACCTGCCGACGAGGACGCGGCTCATCGACTTCGACTCGCCCCACGACCGGCAGTTGGCGGTGCGGGTCCTTGCTCATCTGCGCCGGGTGGCCGGCTGGGTCAACCGCTACCACGCCTTCAAGCCGCAGGTCAGCATGGGGATAGCGGCGCCGCAGCTCGGCATGGCGTACGCCATCGCGATCGTCCGCCAGCCGGGGTCGAACGACTACCTTGAGCTGGTCAATCCGAGCGTCGTCGAGCGGACCGACGAGGAGGTGCTGGACTTCGAGGGCTGCCTCAGCTTCTTTGACGTGCGGGGCCGGGTCCGGCGGCCCTACGGCCTGCGTGTGCGGCACCGCACCGCGCAGGGAGCCGACCGGGACGTGGTCCTGACCGGGGCCCTGGCCCGCAGCGTGGCCCACGAGATCGACCACCTCGGCGGCAAGCTCTACACCGACGCCGACCGGATGCCGAGTGACGAGGCCCCGATCGGCGTGCGCCAGTACCGGCAACTGCGCGACAGCGACCGCTTCACACCGCTGGCGCCTCCGCGGCGGCTGACCTGGCGGGCGCAGGAGCATCGGGACGGCGCCAGGTCAGGCTGA
- a CDS encoding HAD family hydrolase: protein MIIKRSPTRNASPTRSASRRPSTKAMARSTRYITGTSVPLRITDPIGNHRSRHVRMLTGNVEEWSMAVVKKWAVLFDLDGTLVDTAPLWRAAFTALIGRRQAVPAGALDGLRGLTALEAVRTVHRRLGWSEADPTNDTAWVERFVRRRHLDGMARWDGFGLCLVADLRRHGVPVGLVTSSSREIVNVLLTHNDVPQFDTIVCGDDVIRAKPAPDPYLLGAHRLQFPPSRCVVVEDSPTGVSSAIAAGCPVVMVGDGSPVAPGRRLADLTVALLSAAAPPGSPDREPR from the coding sequence GTGATCATCAAACGCTCCCCGACCAGGAATGCCAGCCCGACGCGCTCGGCATCGCGTCGACCGAGCACGAAAGCGATGGCGCGCTCGACCCGGTACATCACCGGGACCTCCGTTCCGCTGCGGATTACCGATCCTATCGGCAATCACCGTTCCCGCCATGTCCGAATGTTGACCGGGAACGTCGAGGAATGGAGCATGGCAGTGGTGAAGAAGTGGGCCGTACTCTTCGATCTCGACGGCACCCTGGTCGACACGGCACCGCTGTGGCGGGCCGCGTTCACCGCGCTGATCGGTCGACGGCAGGCCGTGCCGGCAGGGGCGCTCGACGGGCTGCGCGGACTCACGGCGCTGGAGGCCGTCCGCACCGTGCATCGCCGCCTGGGCTGGTCGGAGGCGGATCCCACCAACGACACGGCCTGGGTGGAGCGGTTCGTACGACGGCGCCACCTCGACGGCATGGCGCGATGGGACGGTTTCGGGCTCTGCCTCGTCGCGGACCTGCGACGGCACGGCGTGCCGGTCGGGCTCGTCACGTCGAGCAGCCGGGAGATCGTGAACGTGCTGCTGACTCACAATGACGTTCCCCAATTCGACACCATCGTCTGCGGCGACGACGTGATTCGGGCGAAACCCGCGCCCGATCCCTATTTGCTCGGCGCGCACCGGCTGCAATTTCCACCGTCTCGATGCGTTGTCGTGGAAGATTCACCAACGGGAGTCTCCAGCGCGATTGCCGCCGGCTGCCCGGTGGTGATGGTCGGCGACGGATCGCCGGTCGCGCCCGGCCGACGGCTGGCCGACCTCACCGTGGCGCTGCTGTCCGCCGCGGCGCCACCCGGCAGCCCCGACCGGGAACCACGATGA
- a CDS encoding ArsR/SmtB family transcription factor → MFHALSDPTRRRVVELLGRGPATTSELARPFDMALPSFTQHLGVLERSGLVTSEKKGRVRTYRLAPQPLEHVDTWLAGQRATWSRRLDQLDSFLHDLKEQQT, encoded by the coding sequence GTGTTCCACGCGCTGTCGGACCCGACCCGCCGCCGGGTCGTCGAGCTGCTCGGCCGGGGGCCCGCGACAACCAGCGAGCTCGCTCGTCCGTTTGACATGGCACTGCCGTCGTTCACCCAGCACCTGGGCGTCCTCGAGCGCTCCGGCCTGGTGACGTCGGAGAAGAAGGGGCGCGTGCGGACCTACCGGCTCGCCCCCCAGCCGCTCGAGCACGTCGACACCTGGCTCGCCGGTCAGCGCGCGACATGGTCCCGGCGCCTCGACCAGCTCGACTCGTTTCTCCACGACCTGAAGGAGCAGCAGACATGA
- a CDS encoding CU044_2847 family protein: MTTLILKVPVADGGDEYVEVEAERRDLGNIELVATGDGGAPWAGVTLTNSLERVLPAVRAVVAGLRAAASTPDEISVELGLTVGGETGLIFTKGTAEATFKVSLTWRRPDAPAPARSAAAEAPAV; the protein is encoded by the coding sequence ATGACCACGCTGATCCTCAAGGTTCCGGTCGCCGACGGCGGCGACGAGTACGTCGAGGTCGAGGCGGAGCGTCGGGACCTCGGGAACATCGAGTTGGTGGCGACGGGCGACGGAGGCGCCCCGTGGGCCGGCGTCACGCTGACCAACTCGCTGGAGCGGGTGCTGCCCGCCGTGCGCGCCGTGGTCGCCGGGCTGCGGGCGGCGGCGTCCACCCCCGACGAGATCTCCGTCGAGCTGGGGCTGACGGTGGGCGGGGAGACGGGTCTGATCTTCACGAAGGGGACCGCCGAGGCGACCTTCAAGGTCAGCCTGACCTGGCGCCGTCCCGATGCTCCTGCGCCCGCCAGGTCAGCCGCCGCGGAGGCGCCAGCGGTGTGA
- a CDS encoding LLM class flavin-dependent oxidoreductase, translating into MGDYGHPLAFGAFLTPGNAEPGRVVGLAVLAEQVGFDLVTFQDHPYQPAFLDTWTLMSFVAARTGTVRLAANVTNLPLRPPAVLARSVASLDLLSGGRVELGLGAGAFWEAIEAMGGRRLSPGQGVRALTEAIDVIRQVWDVGARGGVRVDGEFHRVVGAKRGPAPAHDVGIWLGAYKPRMLALTGSRADGWLPSLGYLQPGDLGRGNTIIDDAAREAGRDPADVRRLLNVTGRFAPVGRGPLDGPAEQWAEELADLALSDGISTFILGSDDPEDLRRFAAEVAPAVRELVAGERAAGAAAAVTPATPEAGGARATPGSAGAQPPPAPRPPAGAGSFAVVPTPDDGVRRSAIRVWDEATRPTGPAPDPARTYSPHDQAGAQHLIDVHDGLRAELTRLYDLVEQVGAGLVDAGTARSHINTMTIRQNKWTLGTYCESYCRVVTTHHTLEDRGIFPHLRRGDDRLGPVLDRLEQEHHAIHDVLERVDRALVAFVSVADGMAELRAAVDLLSDTLLSHLAYEERELVEPIARLGLN; encoded by the coding sequence ATGGGCGACTACGGCCACCCACTGGCCTTCGGGGCGTTCCTGACGCCCGGCAACGCCGAGCCCGGGCGGGTGGTGGGCCTCGCCGTGCTGGCCGAGCAGGTCGGGTTCGACCTGGTCACCTTCCAGGACCACCCGTACCAGCCCGCGTTCCTCGACACGTGGACGCTGATGAGCTTCGTGGCGGCCCGGACCGGCACGGTGCGGCTGGCCGCCAACGTGACGAACCTGCCGCTGCGCCCGCCGGCCGTCCTGGCCCGCAGCGTGGCGAGTCTCGATCTGCTCAGCGGTGGCCGGGTGGAGCTCGGCCTGGGCGCCGGCGCGTTCTGGGAGGCCATCGAGGCGATGGGCGGGCGCCGGCTCTCCCCCGGGCAGGGCGTGCGGGCCCTGACCGAGGCGATCGACGTCATCCGCCAGGTCTGGGACGTCGGGGCGCGCGGCGGCGTCCGGGTCGACGGCGAGTTCCACCGGGTGGTGGGCGCGAAGCGGGGCCCCGCGCCCGCCCACGACGTGGGCATCTGGCTCGGCGCGTACAAGCCGCGGATGCTGGCGTTGACCGGGAGCCGGGCCGACGGGTGGCTGCCGTCGCTGGGCTACCTGCAACCAGGCGACCTGGGCAGGGGCAACACGATCATCGACGACGCCGCGCGGGAGGCCGGCCGCGATCCGGCCGACGTGCGCCGCCTGCTCAACGTCACCGGTCGCTTCGCCCCCGTCGGCCGGGGACCACTGGACGGCCCCGCCGAGCAGTGGGCCGAGGAACTGGCCGACCTCGCGCTCAGCGACGGGATCAGCACCTTCATCCTGGGCAGCGACGACCCGGAGGACCTGCGGCGCTTCGCCGCCGAGGTCGCCCCCGCCGTACGCGAACTCGTGGCCGGCGAGCGCGCGGCCGGCGCCGCTGCCGCCGTGACCCCGGCGACGCCCGAAGCCGGCGGGGCGCGGGCGACACCCGGGAGCGCCGGGGCGCAGCCGCCGCCCGCTCCCCGTCCGCCCGCCGGCGCGGGGTCCTTCGCCGTCGTCCCGACGCCCGACGACGGCGTGCGCCGCAGCGCGATCCGGGTCTGGGACGAGGCCACGCGCCCCACCGGCCCCGCGCCCGACCCGGCACGCACCTACAGCCCGCACGACCAGGCCGGCGCCCAGCACCTGATCGACGTGCACGACGGGCTACGCGCCGAGCTGACCCGGCTGTACGACCTGGTGGAGCAGGTGGGCGCCGGGCTGGTCGACGCGGGCACGGCCCGCTCCCACATCAACACCATGACCATCCGGCAGAACAAGTGGACCCTGGGCACGTACTGCGAGTCGTACTGCCGGGTCGTCACCACCCACCACACGCTGGAGGACCGGGGGATCTTCCCGCACCTGCGCCGGGGCGACGACCGCCTCGGCCCGGTGCTGGACCGGCTGGAGCAGGAGCACCACGCCATCCACGACGTGCTGGAACGCGTCGACCGGGCGCTGGTCGCGTTCGTCTCCGTCGCCGACGGGATGGCCGAGCTGCGCGCGGCGGTCGACCTGCTCAGCGACACGCTGCTGTCCCACCTCGCCTACGAGGAACGCGAGCTCGTCGAGCCGATCGCCCGGCTCGGCCTGAACTGA
- the ygiD gene encoding 4,5-DOPA dioxygenase extradiol: MSSETVPAVMPAAFIGHGSPMNALELNRYTQAWRAFGRAVPRPRAILVVSAHWYIGATAVTAMPRPRTIHDFYGFPPELFDVRYPAPGLPELAEEIADVVHPTWVGADVDSWGIDHGTWSVLTHAFPDADIPVVQLSINAFKGLDYHLDLGARLAPLRERGVLVVTSGNVVHNLRGVDPRMVDEGFDWARRFDEAAKDVMLGEPTEAAALDAHRDFGRAVPTPDHFIPLLYLAGLAGAAGNGAEVLVDGYAYGSLSMTAYTVGSSCRTEAPLAGAPALPTDVPADSANI, encoded by the coding sequence ATGAGCAGCGAGACCGTCCCGGCGGTGATGCCGGCCGCGTTCATCGGTCACGGAAGCCCGATGAACGCGCTGGAACTCAACCGCTACACGCAGGCGTGGCGCGCCTTCGGGCGGGCGGTCCCGCGGCCCCGGGCGATCCTCGTCGTGTCGGCCCACTGGTACATCGGCGCCACCGCCGTCACCGCGATGCCCCGGCCGCGGACGATCCACGACTTCTACGGCTTCCCGCCGGAGCTGTTCGACGTCCGCTACCCGGCGCCCGGCCTGCCGGAGCTGGCGGAGGAGATCGCCGACGTGGTCCACCCCACCTGGGTCGGGGCGGACGTCGACTCGTGGGGGATCGACCACGGCACCTGGTCGGTGCTCACCCACGCGTTTCCCGACGCGGACATCCCGGTCGTCCAGTTGAGCATCAACGCGTTCAAGGGCCTGGACTACCACCTGGACCTGGGCGCGCGGCTCGCCCCGTTGCGCGAGCGCGGGGTGCTCGTCGTGACCAGCGGCAACGTGGTGCACAACCTGCGGGGGGTGGACCCGCGCATGGTCGACGAGGGCTTCGACTGGGCGCGGCGGTTCGACGAGGCGGCGAAGGACGTCATGCTCGGCGAGCCGACCGAGGCGGCCGCGCTGGACGCCCACCGTGACTTCGGCCGGGCCGTACCGACGCCGGACCACTTCATTCCGCTGCTCTACCTCGCCGGCCTGGCCGGCGCCGCCGGCAACGGCGCGGAGGTGCTGGTGGACGGGTACGCGTACGGGTCGCTGTCGATGACCGCCTACACCGTGGGGTCGTCCTGCCGCACGGAGGCCCCGCTGGCCGGCGCACCCGCCCTGCCGACCGACGTGCCGGCGGACTCCGCCAACATCTGA
- a CDS encoding SRPBCC family protein has translation MTAYPSVNPNLDLVLERTVDVAPELVWKAWTTPELIVQWFAPRPWSTSSCEIDLQPGGRFNTVMRSPEGEEYPSTGCILVVEEGSTLIFTSGLGPGFRPQVVSDDLPFTAIIKLEPTGTGTKYTATAIHADAAAKKSHEEMGFAEGWSAALDQLIEVVKGL, from the coding sequence ATGACCGCCTACCCGAGCGTGAACCCGAATCTCGACCTCGTCCTGGAGCGCACCGTCGACGTCGCGCCCGAGCTGGTCTGGAAGGCCTGGACCACGCCCGAGCTGATCGTGCAGTGGTTCGCCCCGCGGCCCTGGTCGACCTCGTCCTGCGAGATCGACCTCCAGCCCGGCGGCAGGTTCAACACGGTGATGCGCTCGCCCGAGGGCGAGGAGTACCCGAGCACCGGCTGCATCCTGGTCGTCGAGGAGGGCTCGACGCTGATCTTCACCTCGGGGCTGGGCCCCGGCTTCCGCCCCCAGGTGGTCAGCGACGACCTCCCGTTCACCGCGATCATCAAGCTCGAGCCCACCGGCACCGGCACGAAGTACACGGCCACCGCGATCCACGCCGACGCCGCGGCGAAGAAGTCGCACGAGGAGATGGGCTTCGCCGAGGGCTGGAGCGCCGCGCTGGACCAGCTGATCGAGGTCGTCAAGGGCCTCTGA
- a CDS encoding MBL fold metallo-hydrolase, translating to MRLTKFTHSCVRLEHDGGVLVIDPGTWSEPRALAGADAVLVTHEHTDHVDVLRLAGLGVPVFAPQGAVLPDLAPLSVTRVGAGERFTAAGLTVTALGGRHAAIHGGQPDCANLGYLVGDAVYHPGDSLHRPDRPVETLLVPAQASWLKLTEAIDFATAVGAERVFPIHDAQLNERGLTSVNGWFAETVPGYRHLAPGESA from the coding sequence ATGCGGCTGACCAAGTTCACCCACTCCTGCGTCCGGCTGGAGCACGACGGCGGCGTGCTGGTCATCGACCCCGGCACCTGGAGCGAGCCGCGGGCCCTGGCCGGCGCGGACGCCGTCCTCGTCACCCACGAGCACACCGACCACGTCGACGTGCTCCGGTTGGCGGGTCTCGGCGTGCCGGTCTTCGCCCCGCAGGGCGCCGTCCTGCCCGACCTGGCGCCGCTGTCCGTGACCAGGGTCGGCGCCGGCGAGCGGTTCACCGCCGCCGGCCTCACCGTGACCGCGCTCGGCGGTCGGCACGCCGCCATCCACGGCGGCCAGCCCGACTGCGCCAACCTGGGCTACCTCGTCGGCGACGCGGTCTACCACCCGGGCGACTCGCTGCACCGGCCGGACCGGCCGGTCGAGACGCTGCTGGTCCCGGCGCAGGCCTCCTGGCTGAAGCTCACCGAGGCGATCGACTTCGCCACCGCCGTCGGGGCCGAGCGGGTGTTCCCGATCCACGACGCGCAGCTCAACGAGCGCGGCCTGACCAGCGTGAACGGCTGGTTCGCCGAGACCGTGCCCGGCTACCGCCACCTGGCGCCGGGGGAGTCCGCCTGA
- a CDS encoding archease — translation MPRPPGRGHRRLPHTADVRIEAWAPSREECVAEAVAALVGTFVDPAGAPPGPQREFRAPAGDDDADLLVGVLDEVIFRMETAGELPLRTDVADDGTGGLVVRWRTADTDAVELVGAVPKAVSLHGLRFGPDDEGWCCAVTLDV, via the coding sequence ATGCCGCGACCACCCGGGCGGGGGCACCGCCGCCTGCCGCACACCGCCGACGTCCGCATCGAGGCGTGGGCGCCGAGCCGGGAGGAGTGCGTCGCCGAGGCGGTCGCCGCGCTGGTCGGGACGTTCGTCGACCCCGCCGGGGCGCCACCGGGCCCGCAGCGGGAGTTCCGTGCGCCGGCCGGTGACGACGACGCGGACCTGCTGGTGGGCGTACTCGACGAGGTGATCTTCCGGATGGAGACGGCGGGTGAGCTGCCGCTGCGCACCGACGTGGCCGACGACGGCACCGGCGGCCTGGTGGTGCGCTGGCGCACGGCGGACACCGACGCCGTCGAGCTGGTCGGCGCGGTGCCGAAGGCCGTCTCCCTGCACGGGCTGCGCTTCGGCCCCGACGACGAGGGCTGGTGCTGCGCGGTGACGCTGGACGTGTGA